GCTCATCCGCTTATCGATGCGAAGAACAACCGCATGGTGGTAACCGCGTTGCGGGAAATCGCCGCCGGCAAGGTCAACTTCGAAATCAACAAGAAACAGCAAGCCCATTAATTGCCGTACTGGGGTGAAATCGCAAATGGTGCGACTTCACCCTTTTTGTATCCATCCCCGTACCTTT
This sequence is a window from Oryzomonas sagensis. Protein-coding genes within it:
- the rpoZ gene encoding DNA-directed RNA polymerase subunit omega: MARVTVEDCLKKVDNRFLLVMLASKRVKQLYKGAHPLIDAKNNRMVVTALREIAAGKVNFEINKKQQAH